A region of Haliotis asinina isolate JCU_RB_2024 chromosome 7, JCU_Hal_asi_v2, whole genome shotgun sequence DNA encodes the following proteins:
- the LOC137291997 gene encoding tigger transposable element-derived protein 6-like, translating to MGKKRTYTKEDLQMAINDVHMGMSFRKAAKKHGVPVMTISDRVTGKSEGDLHLGRPPTISADLENDIARKLKLAALQGFGITRRQLIIKVSRICKQLGIKNPFKGGIPGKKWIAGFLKRHPDVKLRTPVALSTVRARMLNPIIVDKYFETLGGIIDTLGLSQKPQLIWNIDETGVPLTHRPAKVFAETGIKNIPGRVGNDRDRVTVLACVNATGNTIPPMAIVKGKTQRSLGAYNTKLGVPGTVYTYQERAWMEDQLGERWFEDHFLRYCGSERPQLIILDSHSSHETLGFLEKARENNITVLAFPPHTTQWLCPLDKTVFSSFSREWSFGCSEYMSSSPNNIVCKWEWPRLFRAAYDKAFTASNIINGFRKCGIFPFNPTAIPRSAFAPSQPFDKASTSNSKVANPETPEAANDAVTRKVAATPDQTPSTSAPQEPDLPEGAEVLTAEEFILSVLSGDVPSSFDESGNMIVEIASDEGMSLRQLEAVNKEFSLPETKTSEGKVNPRKLTSHRILTSDHIIEMKRKKVEQKRKNEAEKKARKEQRELKQKLKKNDN from the coding sequence ATGGGGAAGAAAAGAACATATACAAAAGAGGACCTTCAAATGGCAATTAACGATGTACATATGGGCATGTCGTTCCGGAAGGCGGCCAAAAAGCACGGTGTGCCCGTCATGACCATATCAGACCGCGTCACAGGAAAATCTGAAGGCGACTTGCATCTTGGGCGTCCACCAACCATCTCCGCAGACCTTGAAAATGACATTGCTAGAAAACTGAAATTAGCTGCGTTGCAGGGTTTCGGAATTACTCGACGTCAGTTAATTATAAAGGTGTCTCGAATTTGCAAACAGCTGGGTATTAAAAATCCATTTAAAGGGGGTATTCCTGGCAAGAAGTGGATAGCGGGCTTCCTAAAACGTCACCCTGACGTGAAGCTCAGAACTCCAGTGGCGTTATCCACAGTGAGAGCAAGGATGTTGAACCCCATCATCGTGGACAAGTATTTTGAAACTTTAGGTGGTATCATAGATACCCTAGGTTTAAGCCAGAAACCACAATTAATCTGGAACATAGATGAAACTGGGGTCCCTCTGACTCACCGGCCAGCGAAAGTTTTTGCTGAAACCGGCATCAAAAACATTCCTGGCCGAGTCGGAAATGACCGAGACCGAGTTACGGTGCTGGCCTGTGTTAATGCCACAGGGAACACCATACCGCCAATGGCCATTGTGAAAGGGAAAACCCAAAGAAGTTTGGGTGCCTATAACACAAAACTCGGTGTTCCAGGTACTGTGTATACATACCAGGAGAGAGCATGGATGGAGGATCAGCTGGGGGAGAGATGGTTTGAAGACCATTTTCTCAGGTATTGCGGCTCAGAGAGACCCCAGCTGATCATCCTTGACAGCCATTCATCTCACGAGACGCTGGGTTTTCTGGAGAAGGCACGCGAGAATAATATTACAGTTCTCGCGTTCCCTCCCCACACGACCCAGTGGCTCTGTCCGCTAGATAAAACTGTATTTAGTTCGTTTAGTAGGGAATGGAGCTTTGGATGTTCGGAGTATATGAGCAGCAGCCCCAACAACATCGTTTGTAAGTGGGAGTGGCCGAGGTTATTCAGAGCTGCTTATGACAAAGCATTCACCGCCAGCAACATTATCAATGGCTTCAGGAAATGTGGGATATTTCCCTTCAATCCCACAGCCATCCCCAGATCAGCCTTTGCACCATCTCAACCATTTGATAAAGCTTCCACATCAAACTCCAAAGTAGCCAACCCTGAAACCCCCGAAGCTGCCAATGATGCAGTTACACGTAAAGTTGCAGCGACTCCCGATCAGACACCATCAACATCCGCTCCGCAGGAGCCTGACCTTCCTGAGGGAGCAGAGGTCTTGACAGCTGAGGAATTTATACTCTCTGTTCTCAGTGGAGACGTCCCTTCTTCATTTGATGAATCTGGCAATATGATTGTAGAGATTGCAAGTGATGAAGGGATGTCTCTTAGACAACTGGAGGCAGTAAACAAGGAATTTTCTTTGCCTGAAACTAAAACTTCAGAAGGCAAAGTCAATCCCAGAAAGCTGACCTCACACAGAATATTGACAAGCGATCATATcattgaaatgaaaagaaagaaagttGAGCAGAAACGGAAAAATGAAGCAGAAAAAAAGGCCAGAAAAGAGCAGAGAGAACTTAAACAAAAACTTAAAAAGAATGATAATTGA